In a single window of the Notamacropus eugenii isolate mMacEug1 chromosome 4, mMacEug1.pri_v2, whole genome shotgun sequence genome:
- the RPL8 gene encoding large ribosomal subunit protein uL2, giving the protein MGRVIRGQRKGAGSVFRAHVKHRKGAAKLRAVDFAERHGYIKGIVKDIIHDPGRGAPLAKVAFRDPYRFKKRTELFIAAEGIHTGQFVYCGKKAQLNIGNVLPVGTMPEGTIVCCLEEKPGDRGKLARASGNYATVISHNPETKKTRVKLPSGSKKVISSANRAVVGVVAGGGRIDKPILKAGRAYHKYKAKRNCWPRVRGVAMNPVEHPFGGGNHQHIGKPSTIRRDAPAGRKVGLIAARRTGRLRGTKTVQEKEN; this is encoded by the exons ATGGGTCGAGTGATCCGTGGTCAGAGGAAGGGTGCGGGCTCCGTCTTCCGCGCTCACGTGAAGCACAGGAAAGGGGCTGCCAAGCTCCGGGCTGTCGACTTCGCAGAGAGGCATGGCTACATTAAGGGCATCGTAAAG GACATAATCCATGATCCAGGCCGAGGGGCTCCTCTTGCAAAAGTAGCTTTCCGGGATCCTTATCGATTTAAAAAGAGGACAGAGTTGTTCATTGCTGCTGAAGGCATCCATACCGGCCAGTTTGTGTACTGTGGTAAGAAAG CTCAGCTCAACATTGGCAATGTCCTCCCGGTTGGCACTATGCCTGAAGGGACCATAGTGTGCTGTCTTGAAGAAAAGCCTGGGGACCGGGGTAAGCTTGCCCGTGCATCTGGAAACTATGCCACAGTGATTTCCCATAATCCTGAAACCAAGAAAACACGGGTGAAGTTACCTTCAGGCTCTAAGAAAGTGATCTCCTCTGCAAACAGAGCTGTGGTTG GTGTTGTTGCTGGAGGAGGTCGTATTGATAAACCCATCCTTAAGGCAGGTCGTGCCTACCACAAATACAAGGCCAAGAGAAACTGCTGGCCTCGTGTCCGGGGTGTGGCCATGAAT CCTGTGGAACATCCCTTCGGAGGAGGTAATCACCAGCATATTGGAAAACCATCCACCATTCGAAGAGATGCCCCAGCTGGACGAAAGGTCGGTCTCATCGCTGCCCGGCGTACTGGTCGACTCCGGGGTACCAAGACTGTACAGGAGAAGGAGAACTAA